From one Leptospira stimsonii genomic stretch:
- a CDS encoding ClpP family protease: MEATQIYPNAQIENVYLEQRKVFLWGEVNDNSARYLIDRFLYLEAVDPTRPVTLFIHSPGGSTYAGLAILDVMKSVRNPVYTVCLGMAMSFGAVLLLCGDKGNRSAYPHSKILIHQPHVMGEFKGPAEDIRIFAESVKREKDLLNEIMAKATGQPLERMVKDTDRDSWFSAKEALEYGMIDKIIGVEY, from the coding sequence TTGGAAGCGACTCAAATCTATCCTAATGCACAAATCGAAAACGTATACCTCGAACAAAGGAAGGTTTTTCTCTGGGGGGAAGTGAACGACAACTCGGCGAGATATCTGATCGATCGATTTTTATATCTGGAAGCGGTCGATCCGACTCGGCCCGTCACACTTTTTATTCATTCTCCCGGAGGATCGACTTACGCCGGTTTGGCGATTCTCGACGTTATGAAGAGCGTTCGGAATCCGGTTTATACGGTTTGTCTGGGAATGGCCATGTCTTTCGGCGCCGTCTTACTTCTTTGCGGGGATAAAGGGAATCGCTCGGCTTATCCCCACAGTAAAATTCTTATCCATCAACCTCACGTTATGGGAGAATTCAAAGGTCCGGCCGAAGACATTCGAATTTTCGCAGAATCCGTAAAAAGGGAAAAGGACTTGTTAAACGAAATCATGGCGAAGGCCACCGGACAACCCTTGGAAAGGATGGTAAAAGATACGGATCGTGATTCTTGGTTTTCCGCAAAAGAGGCGCTCGAATACGGTATGATTGATAAAATCATCGGGGTGGAATATTAA
- a CDS encoding hybrid sensor histidine kinase/response regulator yields the protein MRFFLLFCAVLLFNLSLSGESSVPESGKVSQLQKLGNLRTFIYYFKDNRGEDFREKIFSKSPGLDFQNIPSEIFSLGFSNESVWFYIPLENDTGNEFNGEFEVYNPYLEEVDIHYTYGHERITREILAGSNRVYEETFPSLDFYLRPGESIQIAVRIKSGTPLRIPLLLESKKKFGLTKQLRLIVVGLTLGFGIAMSLYNLSLYFFFRTRSYLYYFLMITFFTVYLTSWDGLFLYLFKPEYGKYYLTATLILVYSASLFLFQFSLEFLFPEQKSKKAKVVSLVYYVVNLSLIPATIFAPVKLNQFSYYWILMNNLIIVYFCFLRIQEGLKSAKNLLLIHLIFPTAAIIMNLSATGILTINFVSLHVLKIAFISQSILFSIMLVQRIKDLEFKLKEGLQSEIHKNIILLKKEIQQRRETEWELIQSKEMAEKASKVKSSFLANMSHEIRTPMNGVLGMVQLLGTTKLNEEQKEYTKILSGSAKSLLQIINDILDFSKIEAGKIILDKEVFSIRSVLDEIHDLLNPLAKRKNIEFNLEGKYNIQEFVSGDQLRLRQILWNLAGNGIKFTNQGSVVLKVSEKKISADKVSIEFVVSDTGIGIPEDKQKQVFDAFSQSDTSTARKFGGSGLGLTITKQLIELQGGTLSLESKEGKGSKFTFSIVYEIASQSEVDTILEPEKIKELDEVYTNLVPKKMRILVAEDNETNCLLIERALKKLGYDPVVVHNGREVIERMQLEVFDIVLMDIHMPEVDGIEATNWIRSRKETAEFPIIIALTADAIESGKERYVSLGMNDCLIKPLDLVGLKTSLEYWSERIETSL from the coding sequence ATGAGATTCTTCTTACTTTTCTGCGCGGTTTTACTGTTCAATCTTTCTTTGTCAGGGGAATCCTCGGTTCCGGAGAGCGGAAAAGTTTCCCAACTCCAAAAACTCGGCAACCTTCGCACCTTCATCTATTATTTCAAAGACAATCGTGGAGAAGACTTCAGGGAAAAAATTTTTTCCAAAAGTCCTGGGTTGGATTTTCAAAACATTCCCTCGGAAATTTTTTCCCTTGGCTTTTCAAATGAATCGGTTTGGTTTTATATTCCCCTCGAGAACGATACCGGAAACGAGTTTAACGGCGAATTCGAAGTATATAATCCTTATTTGGAAGAAGTCGACATTCACTATACATACGGACATGAGCGGATAACGCGCGAAATACTAGCAGGTTCAAACCGCGTGTATGAAGAAACGTTCCCGTCTCTTGATTTCTATTTAAGACCGGGCGAATCGATTCAAATTGCGGTTCGTATCAAAAGTGGAACCCCTCTTCGTATTCCTCTTCTTTTGGAATCCAAAAAAAAATTCGGTCTTACAAAACAACTCCGATTAATAGTCGTTGGGCTAACTCTCGGTTTTGGGATTGCGATGAGTTTGTATAACTTGTCTCTCTATTTTTTCTTCAGAACGAGATCCTATCTCTATTATTTTTTGATGATTACTTTTTTTACGGTTTATCTAACTTCTTGGGACGGGTTGTTTCTCTATCTTTTTAAACCGGAATACGGGAAATATTATCTTACGGCAACTTTGATTCTTGTTTATTCCGCCAGCTTGTTTCTGTTTCAATTTTCCTTGGAATTTTTATTTCCCGAACAAAAGAGCAAAAAGGCCAAGGTTGTCAGTCTCGTTTATTACGTCGTAAATTTGTCTTTGATCCCAGCAACGATCTTCGCTCCCGTGAAGCTGAATCAATTTTCGTATTATTGGATTCTAATGAACAATTTAATCATCGTTTACTTTTGTTTTTTAAGAATTCAGGAGGGTTTAAAATCCGCGAAGAATCTTTTGTTGATACACTTGATATTTCCTACCGCCGCGATCATAATGAATCTGAGTGCGACAGGGATTCTTACGATCAATTTTGTTTCCCTTCACGTTTTAAAAATCGCCTTTATCTCTCAATCGATTCTATTTTCGATTATGCTCGTTCAAAGAATCAAGGATCTGGAATTTAAACTCAAAGAAGGTCTTCAATCTGAAATTCATAAGAATATCATTCTTTTAAAGAAAGAAATTCAGCAAAGAAGAGAAACCGAATGGGAATTGATACAATCGAAAGAAATGGCGGAGAAAGCGTCTAAAGTTAAAAGTAGTTTTCTCGCAAATATGAGTCACGAAATCCGAACTCCTATGAACGGAGTGCTCGGTATGGTTCAGTTGTTGGGAACGACAAAGCTGAATGAAGAACAAAAGGAATATACGAAGATTCTTTCCGGATCCGCGAAATCACTTTTACAAATCATCAACGACATCCTTGATTTTTCAAAAATAGAAGCGGGTAAGATCATCCTTGATAAGGAAGTTTTTTCGATTCGTTCCGTCTTGGACGAAATTCATGACCTCTTAAATCCGCTCGCAAAACGAAAAAACATCGAATTCAATCTGGAAGGTAAATACAATATTCAAGAATTTGTATCCGGAGATCAGCTCAGACTCAGACAAATTTTGTGGAATCTCGCTGGGAATGGAATTAAATTTACGAATCAAGGAAGTGTAGTTCTCAAAGTCTCGGAGAAGAAAATTTCGGCCGATAAGGTTTCCATCGAATTCGTTGTTTCCGACACGGGAATCGGAATTCCCGAAGACAAACAAAAACAAGTTTTCGACGCATTCTCGCAGAGCGATACTTCCACCGCTCGTAAGTTCGGCGGTTCCGGTCTTGGATTGACAATCACAAAACAATTGATCGAACTTCAAGGTGGAACCTTATCCTTGGAAAGCAAGGAAGGAAAAGGTTCCAAGTTTACGTTTTCGATCGTGTATGAAATAGCTTCTCAGTCCGAAGTGGATACGATCTTAGAGCCTGAAAAGATAAAAGAGTTGGACGAAGTTTATACAAACTTAGTTCCGAAAAAAATGCGTATTCTTGTGGCGGAAGACAATGAAACGAATTGCCTTCTGATTGAAAGAGCCTTAAAAAAACTCGGTTACGATCCTGTCGTTGTTCACAACGGACGCGAAGTCATTGAAAGAATGCAGTTGGAAGTTTTTGATATCGTTTTGATGGATATTCATATGCCGGAAGTGGATGGGATCGAAGCTACGAATTGGATCCGTTCTCGGAAGGAAACCGCGGAATTTCCGATCATTATCGCGCTGACTGCGGACGCGATAGAAAGCGGTAAGGAAAGATACGTTTCCTTGGGTATGAACGATTGTCTGATTAAACCTCTTGATTTGGTCGGTCTGAAAACTTCTTTGGAATATTGGTCCGAACGAATCGAAACGTCTCTGTAA
- a CDS encoding condensation domain-containing protein, with protein MEFVLTISEVCSEGIPFKTKSPPDFAKRWISNRKLKIKTYMQVQNDQSTSEHMSERLLDKAESTFWLLDRVSSMNFAVIAEGEGDLKLEAVRKAIDSVQKNHPLANVQVELGNEFELRFRTKAGNQIPLKIFEFENEVWKKILADEMILPFSEGESPLIRAALFESKSGQWVFSLIFHHSIADGRSGSLFLSEVLKRIESNLNNNNILNYHKIPKSVLSLLQINEENPETENKTGVSEEITVRIASLPMFSKKNQEANPVLTDFQFSGVELKNLLSLCKKRGATLHGIIGASQLIALYSLFDTTEPILLNLSNPADLKPNLSEEIANDTLGLYITLLTLGIIIRQDSDPWTIAKEISTGLKTLIRNGKNDISFYELIPSANQILSKPNGIKILSNLLQRFPQASVLSNVGILPDLPKFEKFTVSNLSFTVHPSLSQSVFVSASTYQGKLTILLNHDSNRWDSEKFGIFKERFEEILRREANQS; from the coding sequence ATGGAATTCGTTTTAACGATTTCAGAAGTATGCTCGGAAGGAATTCCATTCAAGACGAAAAGCCCGCCGGATTTCGCGAAACGGTGGATTTCAAACCGCAAACTTAAAATAAAGACTTACATGCAAGTTCAAAACGACCAATCCACTTCCGAACATATGTCAGAACGCCTCTTAGATAAGGCTGAATCTACCTTTTGGTTATTGGATCGGGTCTCTTCTATGAACTTTGCCGTCATCGCCGAAGGGGAAGGCGATTTGAAATTGGAAGCGGTTCGAAAGGCCATTGATTCCGTTCAAAAAAATCATCCGCTTGCAAATGTTCAGGTAGAATTAGGAAACGAGTTCGAACTAAGATTTAGGACAAAGGCTGGAAACCAAATTCCCCTTAAAATTTTCGAATTCGAAAACGAAGTATGGAAAAAAATATTAGCGGATGAGATGATCCTTCCTTTTTCCGAAGGGGAATCTCCTTTGATTCGAGCCGCTCTATTCGAATCAAAATCCGGACAATGGGTATTCTCTTTGATCTTTCATCATAGCATAGCGGACGGAAGATCGGGCTCCTTATTTCTTTCGGAAGTTCTAAAAAGGATCGAAAGTAATTTAAACAATAATAATATTCTAAACTATCATAAAATTCCAAAATCGGTCCTTTCCCTATTACAAATCAACGAGGAGAATCCGGAGACCGAAAACAAAACGGGCGTATCCGAAGAAATTACAGTAAGAATCGCCTCTCTTCCAATGTTCTCCAAGAAGAATCAAGAAGCGAATCCCGTTTTGACCGACTTTCAGTTTTCAGGCGTAGAATTGAAAAATCTGCTATCGCTTTGTAAAAAAAGAGGAGCGACCCTCCACGGAATCATAGGAGCATCGCAACTGATCGCTTTATATTCTTTATTCGATACGACGGAACCGATTCTATTGAACCTTTCCAATCCGGCGGATTTAAAGCCTAACTTATCGGAAGAAATCGCAAACGATACATTAGGACTTTATATTACCCTGCTCACGCTGGGAATCATCATTCGACAAGATTCGGATCCATGGACGATCGCCAAGGAAATTTCGACCGGATTGAAAACGCTGATCCGAAACGGGAAGAACGATATTTCTTTTTACGAACTCATTCCTTCCGCAAATCAGATCTTGAGCAAACCGAACGGGATCAAAATACTTTCAAATCTCTTACAAAGATTTCCACAGGCAAGCGTTCTAAGTAACGTGGGAATTTTACCGGATCTACCGAAATTCGAAAAATTTACGGTATCCAATCTTTCCTTTACGGTTCACCCTTCCCTGTCTCAATCCGTTTTCGTATCCGCATCCACGTATCAAGGAAAATTGACAATCCTTCTAAACCACGATTCCAATCGATGGGACTCGGAAAAATTCGGAATTTTTAAGGAAAGATTCGAGGAAATCCTCAGAAGGGAAGCAAATCAAAGCTGA
- a CDS encoding B12-binding domain-containing radical SAM protein, producing MRLLLIQPPVEDFYDTDIRLQPIGLCYLKGAIQKFVPDVEVIIRDFHRGNGSKLAGRRTLQIPKELKYLKDYYPVADKSPFSTFFEYFRFGASYEDIATEVRSIQPDLIGISSLFSPYYREALKTAATIKETLDVPILMGGSHVSACPELMLSDPNVDFIIRGEGEKAICDFLEEFRANKRYALVPSLGWKKNGEMILNEIGENFPIQELPPPDLSSLTKEHYLFAGRPMRFIITSRSCPHRCSFCSVHTTFGTKYRRNTVENVLNEIKESYKLGYRVFDFEDDNLTFFKPEMKQLCEELIRAFPQKDVQFVAMNGISYISLDSELLILMKEAGFTNLNLALVSSDKLVRETTKRPHTIEKYLQIVQEGFALGFQITSYQILGLPMESLDSMIQTLQFNAEQPVLMGASLFYLTPNSPIAAGFPERNESDVFLSRLTSMAIPSKHFEREDIYSLFIVTRILNFLKSAPLAKDESLSLSDTLLRLEKSGVRSSIGVGLFQKLIKEKVLYASTSHQEVPLEKFRYSILERVFGELEGITTLSGGRILLSKRDGRDLSFQIKSDFHSSSFNH from the coding sequence ATGCGGCTTTTGCTCATTCAACCGCCGGTCGAGGACTTTTACGATACGGACATCCGATTACAACCCATCGGTCTTTGTTATCTAAAAGGAGCGATTCAAAAATTCGTACCCGATGTGGAAGTGATCATTCGTGATTTTCATAGAGGAAACGGAAGCAAACTCGCGGGAAGAAGAACTCTTCAGATTCCGAAAGAGCTCAAATATTTAAAGGATTACTACCCTGTTGCGGATAAAAGTCCCTTCTCCACATTCTTTGAATACTTTCGCTTCGGCGCTTCCTATGAAGACATCGCCACGGAAGTAAGATCAATTCAACCGGACCTGATCGGAATCTCCTCTTTGTTCTCTCCTTATTATCGGGAAGCGTTAAAAACGGCGGCTACGATCAAGGAAACTCTCGACGTCCCGATTCTTATGGGGGGTTCTCACGTTTCTGCTTGTCCTGAACTTATGCTATCCGATCCAAACGTCGACTTTATCATCCGAGGCGAAGGCGAAAAAGCGATCTGCGATTTTTTAGAAGAATTTAGAGCGAATAAACGTTATGCGCTCGTTCCATCCTTAGGTTGGAAAAAAAACGGGGAAATGATTCTAAACGAAATTGGAGAGAATTTCCCGATTCAAGAACTACCTCCTCCCGACTTGTCTTCGTTGACGAAGGAACATTATCTTTTCGCAGGTAGGCCGATGCGATTTATCATCACATCGAGAAGTTGTCCTCATCGATGTAGCTTTTGTTCGGTTCATACTACGTTTGGAACGAAGTATCGAAGAAACACGGTAGAAAACGTGTTAAACGAAATCAAAGAATCGTATAAGCTCGGCTATCGAGTGTTTGATTTTGAAGACGACAACCTCACCTTTTTTAAACCGGAGATGAAACAACTCTGCGAAGAATTGATTCGGGCCTTTCCGCAAAAGGACGTCCAATTTGTTGCGATGAATGGAATCTCCTACATCAGCTTGGATTCGGAGCTATTGATTCTGATGAAGGAAGCAGGTTTTACGAATTTGAATCTCGCGTTAGTCAGCTCGGACAAACTTGTAAGAGAGACAACGAAAAGACCGCATACGATCGAAAAATATCTTCAAATCGTGCAGGAAGGTTTTGCACTCGGTTTTCAAATTACTTCCTATCAAATCTTAGGACTTCCAATGGAATCCTTGGATTCGATGATTCAGACGCTTCAGTTCAACGCCGAACAACCTGTTTTAATGGGAGCCTCTCTTTTTTATCTCACACCGAATTCTCCGATCGCAGCAGGGTTTCCCGAAAGAAACGAGTCCGACGTTTTTCTATCCAGATTGACCTCGATGGCCATTCCTTCAAAACATTTTGAAAGAGAAGATATCTATTCGCTTTTTATCGTAACTCGAATTCTAAACTTTCTGAAAAGCGCACCGCTCGCTAAAGATGAGTCCCTTTCTTTATCGGATACGCTCTTACGTCTGGAAAAATCGGGAGTTCGTTCTTCAATTGGAGTCGGTCTTTTTCAAAAATTAATAAAGGAAAAGGTCCTATACGCTTCCACGAGTCATCAGGAAGTCCCGTTAGAAAAGTTTCGCTATTCTATCTTGGAAAGAGTTTTTGGAGAATTGGAAGGAATCACAACGCTTTCCGGCGGAAGGATTCTTCTTTCGAAGAGGGACGGGAGAGATTTATCGTTTCAAATAAAATCCGATTTTCATTCGAGTTCGTTTAACCATTAA
- a CDS encoding alpha/beta hydrolase, with translation MPYKPTKPAMDLSKLLVKLAKDTSVGTLEGVRSILTESFDWSSKQLSQLSDIPLIQDTSLAEFLSKSGESLRNAGEKTEQGLSQALTSTAKAMHQALDALEMADVVVKRTLFENIPVSSIVGESFAGMVTTSHIKASFRMNGSDVGYQDVIKDWKESKLPYLILCIPGLFCDEGLWNSKGEVPISETMKESGYYPIYLRFNPGIHLSTNAKAMLELLEQLLNSPELDDRTLDVIAYSQGGLIFRSALYQSKRKNGFFGKKIRHALIINSPDGGSYIEKIGFWLGLGAESLPILPVSIIGFIGNQRSDAIKDLSHGIIREEDWVQNKQIQRYVTDSYFGELDDIDATQIYSLVTEEESKWSSWIGDGIVEKPSLTLLSDKVYRKKLNPEDRVFCLLETSHYQVITHPRTKEILKEVLKRR, from the coding sequence ATGCCATACAAACCGACAAAACCGGCGATGGATTTGAGTAAACTTTTGGTGAAGCTCGCAAAGGACACTTCCGTGGGAACGTTGGAAGGAGTTCGATCCATTCTAACGGAATCCTTTGATTGGTCATCAAAGCAGCTTTCGCAACTCTCTGACATTCCGCTGATTCAAGATACGAGTTTAGCTGAGTTTCTTTCCAAGTCCGGAGAATCGCTAAGAAACGCCGGTGAAAAAACGGAACAAGGGCTTTCGCAAGCGCTTACCTCCACCGCGAAAGCGATGCACCAAGCGTTAGACGCGCTTGAAATGGCGGACGTAGTGGTAAAACGTACTCTTTTTGAAAACATTCCTGTCTCCAGTATCGTTGGAGAATCCTTTGCCGGAATGGTGACCACTTCTCATATCAAAGCATCCTTTCGTATGAACGGATCCGATGTCGGTTATCAAGACGTAATAAAAGATTGGAAAGAATCCAAACTTCCGTATCTGATCCTTTGTATTCCGGGACTTTTTTGCGACGAAGGGCTCTGGAACTCGAAAGGGGAAGTTCCGATTTCCGAAACGATGAAAGAATCCGGTTATTATCCGATCTATCTTAGATTTAATCCAGGGATCCATCTTTCCACCAACGCTAAAGCGATGTTGGAACTTCTGGAACAATTATTGAACTCACCTGAACTCGATGATAGAACGTTAGACGTCATTGCCTACAGTCAAGGTGGTCTGATTTTTAGAAGCGCACTCTATCAATCAAAGCGGAAGAACGGGTTCTTCGGAAAAAAAATAAGACACGCCCTAATAATCAATTCTCCGGACGGAGGATCCTATATAGAAAAAATCGGATTTTGGCTTGGCTTAGGAGCCGAGTCGCTTCCCATTCTTCCGGTAAGTATCATCGGTTTTATCGGAAATCAGAGGAGCGACGCGATCAAGGATCTTTCTCACGGGATCATTCGAGAAGAAGACTGGGTTCAAAATAAACAGATTCAAAGATATGTCACTGATTCTTATTTCGGAGAATTGGACGATATCGATGCCACGCAGATCTATAGTCTTGTGACGGAAGAAGAATCGAAATGGTCTTCATGGATCGGCGACGGAATCGTGGAAAAGCCGAGCCTAACTTTGTTAAGCGACAAGGTCTATCGTAAGAAATTGAATCCGGAAGATAGAGTATTTTGTCTTTTGGAAACCTCCCACTATCAGGTGATCACACATCCTCGGACGAAAGAAATCCTGAAGGAGGTTTTGAAAAGGCGTTGA
- a CDS encoding GyrI-like domain-containing protein — protein MSSEIVSQEEMFIIGISEVTKNQDEMSGSGKIGGLWNRFFAEGILEKIPNKKEPANILAVYTDYESDETGKYRILIGAEVKDPNTVPDGMTLRKIPKGNYAKFTSETGSIAEVAVAVWQKIWSSSELKSKRAFQSDFELYDQRSANPNAAQIDVFIGIK, from the coding sequence ATGAGTTCAGAGATCGTCTCTCAGGAAGAAATGTTTATCATCGGAATTTCGGAAGTAACGAAAAACCAAGATGAAATGTCCGGAAGCGGAAAAATCGGAGGACTTTGGAATCGGTTTTTCGCCGAAGGAATTTTAGAAAAGATTCCTAATAAAAAAGAACCCGCAAACATTCTTGCTGTTTATACGGATTATGAATCGGATGAAACCGGGAAGTATAGAATTTTAATCGGAGCCGAGGTTAAGGATCCAAATACGGTTCCCGATGGAATGACTCTCCGAAAGATTCCGAAAGGAAATTATGCCAAGTTCACGAGTGAAACGGGATCGATCGCCGAAGTCGCCGTTGCAGTCTGGCAAAAAATTTGGTCCAGTTCCGAGCTGAAATCGAAGAGAGCGTTTCAATCCGATTTCGAACTCTACGATCAAAGATCCGCAAATCCAAACGCCGCACAAATCGACGTTTTTATCGGTATAAAATAA
- a CDS encoding ABA4-like family protein: MDLSLLFKIVNNFALAGWILLICLPNWKYTRLITTGILGTLLFGGVYSILIISSFGKTQGNFGSLEGVTLLFQNPIVLVAGWIHYLAFDLFVGTWESANAQKLGISRWLVIPCQIATFLFGPFGLLSYLLLRAILKKPILLNQPFD, translated from the coding sequence GTGGACCTATCTTTACTATTCAAGATCGTAAACAACTTCGCATTGGCAGGCTGGATTCTTCTTATCTGTCTTCCAAATTGGAAATATACAAGATTGATTACGACCGGCATTCTCGGTACACTCCTATTCGGCGGAGTATATTCTATTTTAATAATATCCAGTTTCGGAAAAACGCAGGGTAATTTCGGATCATTGGAAGGAGTTACGCTTCTTTTCCAAAACCCGATCGTATTGGTCGCAGGATGGATCCATTATCTCGCCTTCGATTTGTTTGTTGGTACATGGGAAAGCGCAAACGCACAGAAGTTAGGAATCTCGCGTTGGCTCGTGATTCCTTGTCAGATTGCGACTTTTCTGTTCGGACCTTTCGGGCTTCTCAGTTATCTTCTTTTAAGAGCGATTCTTAAAAAACCGATCCTCTTAAATCAACCTTTCGATTAA
- a CDS encoding TetR/AcrR family transcriptional regulator gives MKKKIPSKKKILEKQTSDSYHHGDLKKAIILKSEEILEKAGIEGLSLRDIAADLGVSHAAPYRHFPRKIDLLFILAIRGFRDLAEEMRLAWESSENPVERLRSSGTRYVKLALKHPRRTELMFGGTLACESEVPEELEAIGKEAFMGLFRIIEDGQARGIFRSGDPLGFSFTLWSLVHGFAVLINGKQIPPQVFQDRSLDTILESSLSSILDGVVL, from the coding sequence ATGAAAAAAAAGATTCCCTCAAAAAAGAAAATTTTGGAAAAACAGACTTCGGACTCCTACCATCACGGAGATCTCAAGAAGGCGATCATTCTCAAATCGGAAGAGATTCTTGAAAAAGCCGGCATCGAAGGTTTGAGTCTGAGGGATATCGCGGCCGATCTAGGAGTCAGTCACGCGGCGCCTTACAGACATTTCCCGAGAAAGATAGATCTCCTTTTTATTCTTGCGATTCGAGGATTTAGGGATCTTGCGGAAGAAATGCGTCTCGCTTGGGAAAGTAGCGAAAATCCGGTAGAAAGACTTCGCTCCTCCGGAACACGTTATGTGAAACTGGCTCTAAAGCATCCGCGAAGAACCGAACTCATGTTTGGTGGAACGCTTGCTTGCGAATCCGAAGTTCCGGAAGAGTTGGAAGCGATCGGTAAGGAAGCCTTTATGGGACTATTTAGAATTATCGAGGACGGTCAGGCTCGGGGAATTTTTCGAAGCGGAGATCCTCTCGGGTTTTCTTTTACCCTTTGGAGTCTCGTTCACGGATTCGCGGTTTTAATCAATGGAAAACAAATTCCTCCGCAAGTATTTCAGGACCGTTCCTTGGATACGATATTAGAATCCTCTCTTTCCTCGATTCTTGATGGAGTCGTTCTCTGA
- a CDS encoding alanine racemase yields the protein MKVTKNKLILLWCIFLFLFVIFYIKPKDLGKPYEAYFKILNEELKKNGPGKPVVLLDLDRLDENLRILKQNLTPPLHYRIVVKSLPSLELLRYIVRSTGSNRLMVFHSGDIVMLLEDPEFKNFDILLGKPMPVNALKEIHTKTNDSDFQKIHWLVDSYERLNEYLRFSKKENLKLSLNLEIDIGLHRGGFPEPSSVLSSLELIRNESKYLEFSGFMGYEPHVASVPVIFGDKAEAIQNSLKNSLKTYSNFIKYSQENFPDLFRREIIQNGGGSKTYRFYQKFGTEVVNDVSVGSALVKPTDFDVVSLEEHSPAVFIAAPILKRIEGTNIPFLESLSFLFPLWDPNQELTYFTYGGGFSAKKESPSGLQDNSLFGTSTNQGILNGSFQTGLYPNDFVFFRPTQSEKVMAELGEIYLIRKGKLSGKWKTFVN from the coding sequence ATGAAAGTTACAAAAAACAAATTGATTCTTCTTTGGTGCATTTTTCTGTTTTTGTTTGTTATCTTTTATATAAAGCCGAAGGATTTAGGAAAACCGTACGAAGCATATTTTAAAATATTAAACGAAGAATTAAAAAAGAATGGTCCCGGTAAACCAGTTGTATTACTCGATCTCGATCGTTTGGATGAGAATTTAAGAATTCTAAAACAAAATCTAACACCTCCCTTACATTATCGAATCGTGGTGAAGTCTCTTCCATCTTTGGAGTTACTTCGGTATATCGTTCGTTCCACCGGAAGTAATCGGCTTATGGTCTTTCATTCCGGTGATATCGTGATGCTTTTGGAAGATCCCGAATTTAAGAATTTCGATATTCTTCTTGGTAAACCGATGCCGGTGAACGCTCTGAAAGAGATTCACACAAAAACGAACGATTCCGATTTTCAAAAAATCCATTGGCTTGTTGATTCTTACGAAAGATTAAACGAATACCTTCGTTTTTCAAAAAAGGAGAATCTAAAACTCTCATTGAATTTGGAGATCGACATCGGGCTTCATAGAGGAGGATTTCCGGAACCGTCTTCCGTTCTTTCCTCTTTGGAATTAATCAGAAACGAATCCAAATATCTTGAGTTTTCCGGTTTTATGGGTTATGAACCGCACGTCGCTTCGGTTCCCGTGATTTTCGGGGATAAGGCCGAGGCGATTCAAAATTCGCTTAAGAACTCCTTAAAAACATATTCTAATTTCATTAAGTATTCACAGGAGAATTTTCCGGATTTATTTCGAAGAGAAATCATTCAAAACGGAGGAGGAAGCAAAACGTATCGTTTCTACCAAAAATTCGGGACAGAAGTGGTAAACGATGTTTCGGTCGGATCGGCGCTCGTAAAGCCGACTGATTTCGACGTGGTCAGTTTAGAGGAACATTCTCCTGCGGTTTTTATCGCCGCTCCCATATTGAAACGAATCGAAGGGACAAACATTCCATTTCTGGAATCTCTTTCATTCTTATTTCCACTCTGGGATCCGAATCAAGAACTCACTTATTTTACGTATGGTGGAGGTTTTTCCGCAAAGAAAGAGTCACCCTCGGGTCTTCAAGACAATTCTCTTTTCGGCACCAGCACCAATCAAGGAATTCTAAACGGCTCTTTCCAAACCGGACTTTATCCGAACGATTTTGTATTTTTCAGACCGACGCAAAGTGAAAAAGTTATGGCTGAGTTAGGTGAAATTTATCTCATCCGAAAAGGGAAACTATCGGGAAAATGGAAAACGTTTGTGAATTGA
- a CDS encoding GNAT family N-acetyltransferase, with product MCNIRKVAISDLNQVSLLFDEYRQFYKKESDLSGAFHFLEERISKEESCIFVALSEDEKLFYGFTQLYPSFTSLSMKRTWILNDLFVRPEYRKKGIAKALIVQAATLARSMDAKYLSLSTARDNRNAQRLYESLGFVKDEEFFYYSLTV from the coding sequence ATGTGTAATATTAGAAAAGTTGCAATCTCTGACTTGAACCAAGTTTCCCTTCTTTTTGACGAGTATCGTCAATTTTATAAAAAAGAATCCGACCTTTCCGGAGCTTTCCATTTTTTAGAGGAACGAATTTCAAAGGAAGAATCTTGTATTTTCGTGGCATTGAGCGAGGATGAAAAACTCTTTTACGGATTCACTCAATTGTATCCCTCATTCACTTCTCTTTCCATGAAAAGAACTTGGATTTTAAACGATCTTTTTGTGAGACCGGAATACAGAAAGAAAGGAATTGCAAAAGCCCTCATCGTGCAGGCGGCCACTTTGGCGAGAAGTATGGACGCAAAATATCTTTCCCTTTCCACGGCTCGCGATAATAGAAATGCTCAAAGACTCTATGAGTCTCTCGGTTTTGTAAAGGACGAGGAATTCTTCTATTATTCTCTGACTGTTTGA